One genomic region from Gopherus flavomarginatus isolate rGopFla2 chromosome 20, rGopFla2.mat.asm, whole genome shotgun sequence encodes:
- the LOC127037780 gene encoding phosphatidylinositol 4-phosphate 5-kinase type-1 alpha isoform X1, with amino-acid sequence MASAGPESGGSSSSSAGVAGSATFKKSFTSEMSGSSGQPGSQTIKKGHRGVDSTGETTYKKTTSSALKGAIQLGITHTVGSLSTKPERDVLMQDFYVVESIFFPSEGSNLTPAHHYNDFRFKTYAPVAFRYFRELFGIRPDDYLYSLCSEPLIELSNSGASGSLFYVSSDDEFIIKTVQHKEAEFLQKLLPGYYMNLNQNPRTLLPKFYGLYCVQAGGKNIRIVVMNNLLPRSVKMHLKYDLKGSTYKRRASQKEREKVFPTYKDLDFMQDIPDGLFLDSDMYNALCKTLQRDCLVLQSFKIMDYSLLVAVHNIDQALRERAIMDGTSQSDTRRPATQKALYSTAMESIRGEARRGGTIETDDQMGGIPARNSKGERLLLYIGIIDVLQSYRFVKKLEHSWKALVHDGDTVSVHRPSFYAERFQRFMCNTAFKKIPLKLSPSKKSRSGTTVPRRPGQGGAPYQSHSSCETKAQVTAEADVEQGSHLGRPDLLPRTPPVDEANSDSMATTLSTSSMGSGGLNSPANRSVGVQVHKSENATIRTILSFRSNSGSAGPSITERSSELTERFEDVQETEISF; translated from the exons GATCAGCAACCTTCAAAAAATCATTCACTTCAGAG ATGTCTGGTTCTTCTGGACAGCCTGGCTCACAAACAATAAaaaaaggtcatagaggagtAGATTCCACTGGTGAGACTACATATAAAAAG acTACATCATCGGCCTTGAAAGGTGCCATTCAGCTGGGCATCACCCACACAGTTGGAAGCTTGAGCACCAAACCGGAGCGAGATGTTCTCATGCAAGACTTCTATGTAGTAGAAAGTATCTTCTTCCCAAG cgaAGGGAgtaacctgaccccagctcatcACTACAATGACTTCCGGTTTAAAACCTATGCTCCTGTAGCATTTCGCTACTTCCGTGAACTGTTTGGAATACGGCCAGATGACTATCTG TACTCGCTCTGCAGTGAGCCGCTCATTGAGCTCTCCAACTCTGGGGCTAGTGGTTCCCTCTTCTACGTATCCAGTGATGACGAGTTCATCATTAAAACAGTTCAGCACAAAGAAGCAGAGTTCTTGCAAAAGCTACTGCCGGGTTACTATATG AACTTGAATCAGAATCCTCGGACACTGCTGCCTAAGTTCTACGGGCTGTACTGCGTGCAGGCTGGAGGGAAGAACATCCGCATCGTAGTGATGAACAACCTGCTTCCCCGCTCTGTGAAAATGCACCTCAAGTATGACTTGAAAGGCTCCACCTATAAACGTCGAGCATCCCAGAAGGAGCGGGAGAAGGTCTTCCCGACATACAAAGACCTGGATTTTATGCAGGACATCCCTGATGGCCTGTTCCTAGACTCTGATATGTACAATGCCTTATGCAAAACACTACAGAGAGATTGTTTG GTTCTGCAGAGTTTTAAAATCATGGATTATAGTTTGCTTGTGGCTGTCCATAACATTGATCAGGCACTGAGAGAGCGTGCGATAATGGATGGGACGTCCCAGTCGGACACGCGAAGGCCAGCTACCCAGAAAGCTCTCTACTCCACTGCTATGGAGTCTATCCGAGGAGAGGCCCGGCGAGGCGGCACCATAGAGACTGACGACCA AATGGGAGGCATTCCAGCCCGGAATTCAAAGGGAGAAAGGCTGCTTTTATATATTGGTATCATCGATGTGCTACAGTCGTACAG ATTCGTTAAGAAGTTGGAGCACTCATGGAAAGCATTGGTACATGACGGG GACACTGTGTCTGTGCATAGGCCCAGCTTCTATGCAGAAAGGTTTCAACGATTCATGTGCAACACAGCATTCAAGAAAATACCAT TAAAACTTTCTCCTTCTAAAAAGAGCCGGTCTGGCACAACTGTTCCTCGGAGGCCGGGTCAGGGTGGAGCCCCTTACCAGTCGCATTCATCGTGTGAAACTAAAGCGCAAGTAACAGCAGAAGCAGATGTGGAGCAAG GTTCCCATCTTGGTCGCCCCGATCTCcttcccagaactcctccagtAGATGAAGCTAACAGTGATTCCATGGCAACAACCTTGTCCACTTCTTCGATGGGCAGTGGAGGCCTTAACTCTCCAGCCAACAG GTCAGTGGGAGTTCAAGTTCACAAGTCTGAAAATGCTACAATTAGAACAATTCTCAGCTTCCGCTCCAATAG TGGCTCTGCAGGGCCTTCCATAACAGAACGCTCCTCAGAACTGACAGAACGTTTTGAAGACGTGCAAGAGACAGAGATAAGCTTT TGA
- the LOC127037780 gene encoding phosphatidylinositol 4-phosphate 5-kinase type-1 alpha isoform X2 yields MASAGPESGGSSSSSAGVAGSATFKKSFTSEMSGSSGQPGSQTIKKGHRGVDSTGETTYKKTTSSALKGAIQLGITHTVGSLSTKPERDVLMQDFYVVESIFFPSEGSNLTPAHHYNDFRFKTYAPVAFRYFRELFGIRPDDYLYSLCSEPLIELSNSGASGSLFYVSSDDEFIIKTVQHKEAEFLQKLLPGYYMNLNQNPRTLLPKFYGLYCVQAGGKNIRIVVMNNLLPRSVKMHLKYDLKGSTYKRRASQKEREKVFPTYKDLDFMQDIPDGLFLDSDMYNALCKTLQRDCLVLQSFKIMDYSLLVAVHNIDQALRERAIMDGTSQSDTRRPATQKALYSTAMESIRGEARRGGTIETDDQMGGIPARNSKGERLLLYIGIIDVLQSYRFVKKLEHSWKALVHDGDTVSVHRPSFYAERFQRFMCNTAFKKIPLKLSPSKKSRSGTTVPRRPGQGGAPYQSHSSCETKAQVTAEADVEQGSHLGRPDLLPRTPPVDEANSDSMATTLSTSSMGSGGLNSPANSGSAGPSITERSSELTERFEDVQETEISF; encoded by the exons GATCAGCAACCTTCAAAAAATCATTCACTTCAGAG ATGTCTGGTTCTTCTGGACAGCCTGGCTCACAAACAATAAaaaaaggtcatagaggagtAGATTCCACTGGTGAGACTACATATAAAAAG acTACATCATCGGCCTTGAAAGGTGCCATTCAGCTGGGCATCACCCACACAGTTGGAAGCTTGAGCACCAAACCGGAGCGAGATGTTCTCATGCAAGACTTCTATGTAGTAGAAAGTATCTTCTTCCCAAG cgaAGGGAgtaacctgaccccagctcatcACTACAATGACTTCCGGTTTAAAACCTATGCTCCTGTAGCATTTCGCTACTTCCGTGAACTGTTTGGAATACGGCCAGATGACTATCTG TACTCGCTCTGCAGTGAGCCGCTCATTGAGCTCTCCAACTCTGGGGCTAGTGGTTCCCTCTTCTACGTATCCAGTGATGACGAGTTCATCATTAAAACAGTTCAGCACAAAGAAGCAGAGTTCTTGCAAAAGCTACTGCCGGGTTACTATATG AACTTGAATCAGAATCCTCGGACACTGCTGCCTAAGTTCTACGGGCTGTACTGCGTGCAGGCTGGAGGGAAGAACATCCGCATCGTAGTGATGAACAACCTGCTTCCCCGCTCTGTGAAAATGCACCTCAAGTATGACTTGAAAGGCTCCACCTATAAACGTCGAGCATCCCAGAAGGAGCGGGAGAAGGTCTTCCCGACATACAAAGACCTGGATTTTATGCAGGACATCCCTGATGGCCTGTTCCTAGACTCTGATATGTACAATGCCTTATGCAAAACACTACAGAGAGATTGTTTG GTTCTGCAGAGTTTTAAAATCATGGATTATAGTTTGCTTGTGGCTGTCCATAACATTGATCAGGCACTGAGAGAGCGTGCGATAATGGATGGGACGTCCCAGTCGGACACGCGAAGGCCAGCTACCCAGAAAGCTCTCTACTCCACTGCTATGGAGTCTATCCGAGGAGAGGCCCGGCGAGGCGGCACCATAGAGACTGACGACCA AATGGGAGGCATTCCAGCCCGGAATTCAAAGGGAGAAAGGCTGCTTTTATATATTGGTATCATCGATGTGCTACAGTCGTACAG ATTCGTTAAGAAGTTGGAGCACTCATGGAAAGCATTGGTACATGACGGG GACACTGTGTCTGTGCATAGGCCCAGCTTCTATGCAGAAAGGTTTCAACGATTCATGTGCAACACAGCATTCAAGAAAATACCAT TAAAACTTTCTCCTTCTAAAAAGAGCCGGTCTGGCACAACTGTTCCTCGGAGGCCGGGTCAGGGTGGAGCCCCTTACCAGTCGCATTCATCGTGTGAAACTAAAGCGCAAGTAACAGCAGAAGCAGATGTGGAGCAAG GTTCCCATCTTGGTCGCCCCGATCTCcttcccagaactcctccagtAGATGAAGCTAACAGTGATTCCATGGCAACAACCTTGTCCACTTCTTCGATGGGCAGTGGAGGCCTTAACTCTCCAGCCAACAG TGGCTCTGCAGGGCCTTCCATAACAGAACGCTCCTCAGAACTGACAGAACGTTTTGAAGACGTGCAAGAGACAGAGATAAGCTTT TGA